The following are encoded together in the Lathyrus oleraceus cultivar Zhongwan6 chromosome 3, CAAS_Psat_ZW6_1.0, whole genome shotgun sequence genome:
- the LOC127127408 gene encoding 40S ribosomal protein S4-2, whose protein sequence is MARGLKKHLKRLNAPKHWMLDKLGGAFAPKPSSGPHKSRECLPLILILRNRLKYALTYREVIAILMQRHVLVDGKVRTDKTYPAGFMDVVSIPKTNENFRLLYDTKGRFRLHSVRDDEAKFKLCKVRSVQFGQKGIPYLNTYDGRTIRYPDPLIKANDTIKLDLEQNKITDFIKFDVGNVVMVTGGRNRGRVGVIKNREKHKGTFETIHVQDATGHEFATRLGNVFTIGKGTKPWVSLPKGKGIKLTVIEEARKRIASQQVAAA, encoded by the exons GCTAGAGGTTTGAAGAAACATTTAAAGCGACTCAATGCTCCAAAACATTGGATGCTTGATAAGCTTGGTGGTGCCTTT GCACCCAAGCCATCATCAGGACCACACAAATCAAGGGAATGTCTCCCTTTGATCCTCATTCTGCGAAACAGACTAAAATATGCTCTCACATATAGAGAAGTAATTGCCATCTTAATGCAGCGCCATGTTTTAGTTGATGGCAAAGTTAGGACAGATAAAACATATCCTGCCGGTTTTATGG ATGTTGTGTCTATTCCGAAGACAAATGAAAATTTCCGTCTTCTCTATGACACAAAGGGTCGATTCCGTCTCCATTCAGTAAGGGATGATGAGGCCAAG TTTAAGCTCTGCAAGGTCCGTTCTGTTCAGTTTGGGCAGAAAGGGATACCTTATCTGAATACCTATGATGGGCGCACCATCCGATATCCTGATCCTCTAATTAAAGCTAACGACACAATCAAACTAGACTTGGAACAAAACAAGATAACCGATTTCATCAAATTTGATGTGGGGAATGTTGTTATGGTGACTGGAGGGAGGAATAGAGGCCGTGTCGGTGTCATTAAGAACAGGGAGAAGCACAAAGGAACTTTCGAGACTATTCACGTCCAGGATGCCACTGGTCATGAGTTTGCGACCCGATTGGGTAATGTCTTCACTATTGGCAAAGGGACAAAACCTTGGGTGTCTCTACCCAAAGGCAAAGGTATCAAATTGACTGTCATTGAGGAGGCTAGAAAGAGAATTGCTTCTCAACAAGTGGCAGCTGCGTAA